A part of Paenibacillus sp. sptzw28 genomic DNA contains:
- the murA gene encoding UDP-N-acetylglucosamine 1-carboxyvinyltransferase has product MDKLVIEGGKPLSGTIVIQGAKNAALPILAASLLVEGKVTIDQVPKLLDIEVMLNILRELGCRAEHAEETVMLDTSSAHSSHVPEALMRQMRSSIFLMGPLLARFGKVTIYQPGGCAIGERKIDLHLRGLTALGAQIEEEGSRIVCYADRLKGAEVHLDFPSVGATENIMMAAVLADGLTTISNAAREPEIQDLQRFLSGMGAKIIGAGTDTITIEGVSRLIPCRYQVIPDRIVTGTVMVAAAVTRGQVTLQNTSPSHLTSLIHVLRRAGVQITVDGDIIKVGSASRPKAIDRLVTSPYPAFPTDLQSQIMVLLSLADGVSVMKETIFEGRFKHVDELSRMGADIRVDLNSAFVRGVPRLYGATVEATDLRAGAALVIAGLAAHGKTVVEQVHHIDRGYDRIETMLGRLGARISRYSPIPNNPLIP; this is encoded by the coding sequence TTGGACAAATTGGTGATTGAAGGCGGGAAACCTCTCTCAGGAACCATTGTTATCCAAGGAGCGAAAAATGCCGCTTTGCCGATTTTGGCTGCCAGCCTGCTAGTAGAAGGAAAAGTGACCATCGATCAAGTGCCCAAGCTGCTTGATATCGAAGTCATGCTGAACATTTTGCGCGAGCTCGGCTGCCGGGCGGAACACGCGGAGGAAACGGTCATGCTTGACACGTCCAGCGCGCATTCCTCGCACGTCCCGGAGGCGCTCATGCGTCAAATGCGATCATCCATCTTTTTGATGGGACCGCTTCTAGCGCGTTTTGGCAAGGTTACGATTTATCAGCCGGGCGGCTGCGCGATCGGGGAACGAAAGATCGATTTGCACCTGAGAGGATTAACGGCGCTCGGAGCGCAGATTGAAGAAGAGGGAAGCCGGATCGTTTGCTATGCGGATCGGTTGAAAGGCGCTGAAGTGCACCTGGACTTCCCAAGCGTCGGCGCTACTGAGAATATTATGATGGCCGCTGTACTGGCCGACGGATTAACGACAATAAGCAACGCCGCACGCGAGCCGGAAATTCAAGACCTGCAGCGCTTTCTGTCCGGCATGGGCGCGAAAATCATCGGGGCGGGCACAGACACGATAACGATTGAGGGAGTCAGCAGGCTTATACCATGCCGGTATCAAGTGATTCCCGACCGGATTGTTACAGGAACGGTTATGGTAGCGGCGGCCGTTACACGGGGGCAGGTTACGCTGCAAAATACGAGTCCCTCACACCTTACCTCTCTCATTCATGTGCTGCGCCGCGCAGGTGTTCAAATTACGGTTGACGGTGATATAATTAAAGTCGGCAGCGCAAGCCGGCCTAAAGCGATTGACCGGCTGGTGACTTCGCCTTACCCGGCATTCCCGACCGATCTGCAGTCGCAAATCATGGTCCTGCTCTCATTGGCCGACGGTGTCAGCGTAATGAAAGAAACGATATTTGAAGGCCGTTTCAAACATGTCGACGAGCTCTCGCGCATGGGAGCAGACATTCGGGTCGACTTGAATTCGGCGTTCGTCAGAGGCGTACCGAGGCTCTACGGGGCAACCGTAGAAGCGACCGACCTGCGCGCCGGCGCCGCACTCGTAATCGCAGGACTCGCCGCTCATGGAAAAACGGTCGTGGAGCAGGTTCATCACATTGACCGGGGTTACGACAGGATCGAAACGATGCTCGGCCGCCTTGGAGCCCGGATTTCGCGGTACTCGCCCATACCCAATAACCCTTTAATTCCTTAA
- the murB gene encoding UDP-N-acetylmuramate dehydrogenase: protein MEQLLAELKQTDTGSVMCNEPLSEYTTWKIGGPADVLVIPQNIQQLVSVVRLLRRYEVSWTNLGRGSNMLVSDKGIRGVVIQPGEGFDYARFDGTLVHAGSAYSFIKLSVMAGKEGLTGLEFAGGIPGSVGGAVYMNAGAHGSDVSRIFKSADIVLETGELVRYEIDQMAFSYRHSVLHEQPGIIASATFQLAAGDRKEIASTLASYKERRLRTQPFTLPCAGSVFRNPPNDYAARLIEEAGLKGLRSGDAEVSTQHANFIVNTGQATADDVLTLMATIRSTVKDRFGVDLVPEVLVVGER, encoded by the coding sequence ATGGAGCAATTATTGGCGGAATTAAAACAAACCGATACGGGGAGCGTCATGTGCAATGAGCCGCTCTCCGAATATACGACATGGAAGATCGGGGGACCGGCGGACGTGCTGGTCATTCCGCAAAATATACAGCAGCTGGTGTCGGTCGTCCGTCTGCTCCGCAGATATGAGGTCTCTTGGACCAATCTCGGTCGCGGCTCCAATATGCTCGTAAGCGACAAAGGAATACGGGGCGTCGTTATTCAACCGGGCGAAGGATTCGATTATGCGCGATTTGATGGCACGCTCGTCCATGCGGGTTCCGCTTATTCCTTTATCAAGCTGTCTGTTATGGCAGGCAAGGAAGGACTGACCGGACTGGAATTTGCAGGGGGAATTCCGGGGTCGGTCGGCGGTGCCGTGTACATGAACGCCGGCGCCCACGGGTCGGATGTGTCACGCATTTTCAAATCAGCTGACATTGTGCTGGAAACAGGAGAATTGGTCCGCTACGAAATCGACCAGATGGCTTTTTCTTACCGCCATTCCGTACTTCATGAGCAGCCTGGCATTATCGCAAGCGCTACATTTCAGCTGGCGGCGGGGGACAGAAAAGAAATTGCGTCGACGTTGGCTTCTTACAAGGAGCGCCGTTTGCGCACTCAACCGTTCACACTGCCGTGCGCCGGCAGTGTGTTCCGCAATCCGCCAAACGACTATGCCGCGAGACTTATTGAAGAAGCCGGTCTCAAAGGCTTGCGCAGCGGGGACGCGGAGGTTTCGACGCAGCACGCCAATTTCATTGTGAACACCGGGCAAGCGACAGCTGACGACGTTCTCACCCTCATGGCAACTATTCGCAGCACCGTAAAAGACAGGTTCGGAGTCGATTTGGTGCCGGAAGTACTGGTGGTGGGTGAGCGGTAA
- the murG gene encoding undecaprenyldiphospho-muramoylpentapeptide beta-N-acetylglucosaminyltransferase: MRIVLTGGGTGGHIYPALAIGRQAAEEAPDSAILYIGSPKGLESRIVPAQGIPFEPVEITGFRRKISMENVKTVLRFLKGVRRSKQLLREFRPDVVVGTGGYVCGPVVYAAAKLGIPTLIHEQNAVSGLTNQFLARYADCVAVSFKDSLQQFKRAKHVVYTGNPCATHVVRANRDKGRASLGLPPGSRIVLMVGGSRGAKAINDAMVDMAPLIGRLPGVHFVFVTGESYYEQTMERLRKTTPKLPETLHLMPYLNNMPEVLSASRLVVSRSGASSLAEITALGVPSILIPSPNVTNNHQEANARSLADAGAAELIVERSLSGAMLFERIYALIENEGRLAEMGRAALALGMPQSAALIANELRRLTGKGAPDV, encoded by the coding sequence ATGCGTATCGTATTGACCGGCGGCGGAACAGGCGGCCATATATATCCCGCGCTTGCCATAGGCAGGCAGGCAGCCGAAGAAGCACCGGACTCGGCCATCCTCTATATCGGATCTCCAAAGGGTTTAGAGAGCAGGATCGTACCGGCGCAAGGCATCCCCTTTGAACCGGTCGAAATAACGGGCTTCAGAAGAAAGATATCCATGGAAAATGTAAAAACCGTGCTGCGCTTTCTAAAAGGTGTCAGGCGGTCGAAGCAGCTGCTGCGTGAATTCAGACCGGATGTGGTAGTCGGAACGGGCGGTTACGTTTGCGGTCCCGTTGTCTACGCCGCCGCAAAGCTTGGCATTCCGACGCTTATTCACGAGCAGAACGCTGTTTCCGGTCTGACGAACCAATTTTTAGCCCGTTATGCGGACTGTGTCGCAGTCAGCTTCAAGGACTCGCTTCAGCAGTTCAAACGCGCCAAGCATGTCGTATACACCGGCAACCCGTGCGCAACGCACGTCGTTAGGGCAAATAGAGATAAAGGCCGCGCTTCTCTGGGACTGCCTCCAGGCAGCAGGATCGTGCTGATGGTCGGCGGCAGCAGAGGCGCGAAGGCGATAAATGATGCGATGGTGGACATGGCACCGCTGATCGGGCGGCTGCCAGGCGTCCATTTTGTGTTTGTGACAGGTGAAAGCTACTATGAGCAGACGATGGAGAGGTTAAGGAAGACGACACCGAAGCTTCCGGAAACCCTTCATCTGATGCCGTATTTGAATAATATGCCCGAAGTGCTGTCCGCTTCCAGACTAGTCGTGAGCAGATCCGGAGCTTCGTCGCTTGCGGAAATAACAGCGCTTGGGGTTCCTTCCATATTGATACCGTCTCCTAACGTGACGAACAATCACCAGGAAGCGAATGCTAGAAGTCTTGCGGATGCCGGAGCGGCGGAATTGATCGTTGAACGCAGCCTGAGCGGGGCAATGCTGTTTGAACGAATATACGCGCTGATAGAGAACGAAGGTAGGCTTGCCGAAATGGGCAGGGCCGCTCTCGCGCTGGGAATGCCTCAATCTGCCGCGCTCATTGCAAATGAGCTGCGGCGGCTTACCGGCAAAGGCGCGCCCGACGTATAG
- the spoVE gene encoding stage V sporulation protein E: MAKARSAPDVWMIGSVLSILAMGLVMVYSASAVLAFHEFGDKFYYVKRQSLFAALGVGAMIVTMNTDYWIWKKWSRLALLVCFGLLVIVLIPGIGVVRGGARSWLGISSFGIQPSEFMKLAMVMFLAKLLSEKQQTVTLFTKGLLPPLGIMGLAFGLIMMQPDLGSAAVMVGASLLVIYTAGARLAHLGSLALVGVAGLVGLILAAPYRMDRITGFLNPWSDPLGTGYQIIQSLYAIGPGGLVGLGLGMSRQKFNYLPEPQTDFIFSIVAEELGFIGAAAIILLFAILIWRGLRTAISAQDTFGSLLAVGIVGIVGVQVFINIGVVIGMLPVTGITLPLVSYGGSSLTLLLTALGILLNISRYSR; the protein is encoded by the coding sequence ATGGCAAAAGCCAGGTCCGCCCCGGACGTTTGGATGATCGGTTCAGTTTTGTCAATATTGGCCATGGGCCTCGTCATGGTCTACAGCGCCAGCGCAGTACTGGCGTTTCACGAATTCGGCGACAAATTCTATTACGTGAAGCGGCAATCGTTATTCGCCGCACTAGGCGTTGGCGCGATGATTGTAACGATGAATACCGACTACTGGATATGGAAGAAATGGTCCCGTCTGGCCCTTCTGGTTTGCTTCGGCCTGCTTGTTATTGTCCTCATTCCAGGCATAGGAGTTGTTCGAGGCGGAGCGAGAAGCTGGCTCGGCATCAGCTCGTTCGGCATTCAGCCGTCCGAGTTCATGAAACTCGCCATGGTCATGTTTCTTGCAAAACTGTTGTCCGAAAAGCAGCAGACGGTGACGCTATTTACCAAAGGGCTGCTGCCGCCTCTCGGCATTATGGGCCTCGCTTTCGGTCTTATCATGATGCAGCCTGACCTTGGCTCGGCCGCTGTTATGGTCGGCGCATCACTGCTCGTCATCTATACGGCCGGTGCGCGCCTTGCGCATTTGGGCTCCCTTGCCCTTGTCGGGGTTGCCGGATTGGTAGGGCTTATACTTGCCGCACCGTACCGGATGGACCGCATCACAGGTTTTCTTAATCCATGGTCCGATCCGCTCGGAACCGGGTACCAAATCATTCAATCCCTGTACGCCATCGGTCCAGGCGGCCTTGTCGGCCTCGGACTCGGCATGAGCCGGCAGAAGTTCAATTATTTGCCCGAGCCGCAAACCGACTTTATATTCTCCATTGTTGCCGAGGAGCTGGGTTTTATCGGCGCAGCCGCGATCATTCTGTTGTTCGCAATCTTAATCTGGCGTGGCCTGAGAACGGCAATATCGGCTCAAGACACGTTCGGCAGCCTGCTGGCTGTCGGCATCGTCGGCATCGTCGGCGTCCAGGTGTTTATCAACATCGGCGTTGTCATCGGCATGCTTCCGGTGACGGGCATCACGCTCCCGCTTGTCAGCTACGGCGGCTCTTCGCTGACGCTGCTGCTTACGGCGCTCGGCATTTTGCTTAATATATCCCGTTATTCGAGGTGA
- the murD gene encoding UDP-N-acetylmuramoyl-L-alanine--D-glutamate ligase translates to MFISEQYRNKPVVILGLAKSGVSVAKLFHKFGALVTVNDQKERHLCPEADELDALGISVICGGHPEGLITPDTALVVKNPGIPYTAPPVRQALELGLDVVTEVEIAYLLSPAPIIGITGSNGKTTTTTWVGEMLQAANLKPIVAGNIGTPLCEAAQASAEDNWIVAELSSFQLKGTQRFRPRVSVLLNVAETHLDYHGDMEDYVASKVKLFANQTAEDTAVLNADDPICRRLMEPGAIKPEIFPFSITQTLTYGVYIHPPFPVELSAPQDEVERYIVVRRRNEAPETLMAVSELGIPGRHNAANALAAIGVCVAAGAEPQQLLEPLRAFRGVEHRLEFVCERGGITYYNNSKATNPVATIIALRSFPGRIVLIAGGQDRGSDYMELLPHFRDKVKGLVALGETRGKLARVAELAGLTSVKTVEPEENAEATLQQAVREAASIAEPGDIVLLSPACASWDMFKSYEQRGRIFKQTAHTL, encoded by the coding sequence ATGTTCATTTCGGAACAATACCGGAACAAACCAGTCGTCATTCTCGGCTTGGCCAAAAGCGGTGTCAGCGTCGCCAAGCTGTTCCATAAATTCGGCGCGCTCGTTACGGTAAACGATCAGAAAGAACGTCATTTGTGCCCCGAAGCGGACGAGCTTGACGCTTTGGGTATTTCTGTTATTTGCGGCGGGCACCCGGAAGGGCTCATCACCCCGGATACGGCTCTTGTCGTCAAAAATCCGGGCATCCCTTATACCGCGCCGCCGGTCCGTCAGGCGCTTGAGCTTGGCCTTGATGTTGTGACGGAGGTGGAGATTGCATACCTGCTCTCGCCGGCGCCGATCATCGGTATCACCGGATCGAACGGGAAGACGACAACCACAACGTGGGTCGGCGAAATGCTCCAAGCAGCGAATTTAAAGCCTATCGTCGCGGGCAACATCGGCACACCGCTTTGCGAGGCGGCACAGGCCTCTGCGGAGGATAACTGGATCGTCGCTGAGCTAAGCAGCTTCCAGCTGAAAGGGACTCAAAGATTCCGTCCGCGCGTCTCGGTGCTTCTCAATGTAGCCGAAACGCACCTTGATTACCATGGGGACATGGAGGATTATGTCGCATCCAAAGTAAAGCTGTTCGCCAATCAGACAGCCGAAGATACGGCTGTTCTCAATGCGGACGATCCGATATGCCGCCGGCTGATGGAACCCGGAGCAATCAAACCGGAGATTTTCCCTTTTTCAATAACACAGACGCTTACATACGGCGTGTACATCCATCCGCCGTTCCCGGTAGAGCTGTCCGCGCCTCAAGACGAGGTCGAACGGTATATCGTAGTACGACGCCGTAACGAAGCGCCCGAAACCTTAATGGCCGTTAGCGAACTTGGAATACCCGGCAGGCATAATGCAGCCAACGCACTGGCGGCCATCGGAGTGTGTGTTGCCGCGGGTGCGGAACCGCAGCAGCTCCTTGAGCCGCTCCGCGCTTTTCGAGGTGTCGAGCACCGGCTAGAATTCGTTTGCGAGCGCGGCGGCATCACTTACTACAATAATTCCAAAGCGACGAACCCGGTAGCAACAATTATTGCGCTCCGTTCTTTCCCGGGCAGGATTGTGCTTATCGCGGGCGGCCAAGACCGCGGTTCCGACTACATGGAGCTGCTGCCGCACTTCCGGGATAAGGTGAAAGGGCTAGTCGCACTGGGTGAGACCAGAGGCAAGCTTGCCCGCGTTGCGGAGCTTGCAGGTTTAACTAGCGTAAAAACAGTCGAACCTGAGGAGAACGCCGAAGCGACGCTGCAGCAAGCTGTACGCGAAGCCGCCTCCATTGCGGAGCCTGGAGATATCGTACTCCTTTCTCCGGCATGCGCAAGCTGGGATATGTTTAAATCCTATGAACAGCGGGGGCGCATTTTTAAACAAACGGCGCATACGTTGTAA
- the mraY gene encoding phospho-N-acetylmuramoyl-pentapeptide-transferase has protein sequence MDIKVILLSIGASFLLAVLLGPLFIPLLRRLKFGQQIRTDGPQSHLKKKGTPTMGGIIIMLAMLLAFLKFSDKTSEFWVLLVSSLGFGLVGFLDDYIKIVFKRSLGLTARQKLLGQFVFSVIVCVLLYQMDHSTAVGIPGTSVELQFGWFYYPFVVIMLFATTNAVNFTDGVDGLLSGTGAVAFAAFTFIALQASEHESAVFSASMIGALLGFLVFNAHPAKVFMGDAGSLGIGGGIAAVAILTKTEILLILIGGVFVIEMLSVILQVGSFKLRGKRIFKMSPIHHHFELSGWSEWRVVATFWLAGIIFAALGLLLVH, from the coding sequence ATGGACATCAAGGTCATCCTGCTGTCAATCGGCGCTTCCTTCTTGCTTGCGGTTTTGCTCGGACCTTTGTTCATCCCGCTGCTAAGACGGCTCAAGTTCGGGCAGCAGATCCGCACCGACGGCCCGCAAAGCCATTTGAAGAAGAAAGGCACGCCGACGATGGGCGGCATTATCATTATGCTGGCAATGCTGCTGGCGTTTCTCAAATTCTCGGACAAAACATCCGAGTTCTGGGTGCTTCTTGTATCGTCGCTGGGATTTGGACTTGTCGGATTTCTCGACGATTATATTAAAATCGTATTCAAGCGGTCCCTTGGCCTGACCGCGCGTCAGAAGCTCCTGGGGCAGTTCGTGTTTTCGGTAATTGTGTGCGTTCTGCTTTACCAAATGGACCACAGCACCGCAGTTGGAATTCCGGGTACATCGGTGGAGCTTCAATTTGGCTGGTTTTATTATCCCTTTGTCGTCATCATGTTGTTCGCCACCACAAATGCCGTAAATTTCACTGATGGTGTCGACGGATTGCTTTCCGGTACCGGAGCTGTAGCGTTTGCCGCCTTTACATTCATCGCGCTTCAAGCAAGCGAGCATGAATCTGCCGTATTCTCCGCCTCTATGATCGGAGCATTGCTCGGCTTCCTGGTATTCAACGCCCATCCGGCCAAGGTATTTATGGGCGATGCAGGCTCCTTGGGCATAGGCGGAGGAATCGCTGCCGTTGCGATATTGACGAAGACGGAAATCCTGCTGATTCTCATCGGCGGCGTATTCGTTATCGAGATGCTTTCAGTCATCCTGCAGGTAGGCTCTTTCAAGCTGCGCGGCAAGCGCATATTCAAAATGAGCCCGATCCACCATCATTTCGAGCTTTCGGGCTGGTCTGAATGGCGAGTAGTAGCCACCTTCTGGCTTGCCGGCATCATCTTCGCCGCTCTTGGCCTCCTGCTTGTCCATTAA
- the murF gene encoding UDP-N-acetylmuramoyl-tripeptide--D-alanyl-D-alanine ligase has product MIKRTLGAIAEMCGGTLIEDRFAETGITGVTRDSRDVQPGQLYVPLIGYNFDGHDFAASALENGAAATLWQSDRPVPEALTAFPVISVQDTLTALQLLAAAYRQELNVRVVGITGSNGKTTTKDMMASVLSGVFRVHKTEGNLNNHIGLPLTVLQLDETIDIVVLEMGMSGFGEIELLTGIAKPDIAVITNIGDAHLLQLGSREGIARAKLEIASGLRSDGLLLYNGDEPLLQAGVKTLELPEAVEKQTFGTAEGNDWSANNISIDATSSTFDLAGDDSLQKLKLPIAGRHNIMNALAAVAAAKRLGVPSEQIRRGFDGLRLTGMRIEPSTAYNGARLFNDAWNANPTAVRAAIDFVQQLSGYRRKWLVLGDMLELGPQEEQLHAGIGDYITPDKADALLTFGELSRHTASAASKQFQRSESADQTDEAAVMAFDDKEQLIEWLRVRLAPEDLVLVKGSRGMRMEDIVHALERV; this is encoded by the coding sequence GTGATAAAACGAACATTAGGCGCCATTGCGGAAATGTGCGGCGGAACGCTGATAGAGGACCGATTTGCCGAAACCGGCATTACCGGTGTGACTAGAGACTCCCGCGACGTACAGCCCGGTCAGCTGTACGTACCGCTGATCGGATATAATTTTGACGGGCACGATTTTGCCGCCTCTGCACTGGAAAACGGTGCCGCGGCAACGCTTTGGCAGTCGGACCGTCCTGTGCCGGAGGCGTTGACCGCGTTTCCCGTGATTTCTGTTCAAGATACACTGACGGCGCTGCAGCTGCTTGCCGCAGCTTATCGTCAAGAGCTGAATGTCCGTGTCGTCGGGATAACGGGCAGCAATGGCAAAACAACGACGAAGGATATGATGGCGTCGGTTTTATCCGGCGTTTTTCGCGTGCACAAGACCGAAGGTAACCTGAATAACCATATCGGCCTTCCGCTTACCGTTCTGCAGCTGGATGAGACGATAGATATAGTTGTGCTTGAGATGGGAATGAGCGGCTTCGGCGAGATTGAACTGTTAACCGGAATTGCCAAACCCGACATTGCTGTCATTACGAATATAGGTGACGCTCATTTGCTGCAGCTTGGCAGCCGCGAGGGGATCGCCAGGGCAAAACTGGAGATTGCCTCGGGACTGCGGTCCGACGGTCTGCTGCTCTATAACGGCGATGAACCATTGCTTCAGGCGGGCGTTAAGACTTTGGAGCTGCCCGAAGCTGTAGAGAAGCAAACGTTCGGTACGGCAGAAGGAAACGACTGGTCGGCGAATAACATTTCAATCGATGCGACATCCTCCACCTTCGACTTGGCCGGAGACGATTCGCTTCAGAAGCTAAAGCTTCCTATCGCCGGGCGCCATAATATTATGAATGCTCTGGCCGCTGTGGCTGCGGCAAAACGGCTCGGCGTGCCTTCCGAACAAATCCGCAGAGGCTTTGATGGGCTGCGGCTGACCGGGATGCGCATTGAGCCGTCGACCGCGTATAATGGAGCAAGGCTGTTCAACGATGCCTGGAATGCCAATCCGACCGCCGTTCGGGCTGCCATCGATTTTGTGCAGCAGTTGTCCGGTTACCGCCGCAAATGGCTCGTCCTTGGCGACATGCTGGAGCTCGGACCGCAGGAAGAGCAGCTTCACGCAGGCATCGGGGACTACATCACACCGGACAAAGCCGATGCACTCCTGACGTTCGGCGAGCTGTCCCGGCATACGGCGTCTGCGGCTTCAAAGCAGTTTCAGAGAAGCGAAAGTGCAGACCAGACGGATGAAGCGGCCGTTATGGCCTTCGACGATAAGGAACAACTGATTGAGTGGCTCCGCGTGCGTCTTGCGCCGGAAGATCTCGTGCTGGTGAAAGGATCGCGCGGCATGCGTATGGAAGATATCGTCCATGCGCTGGAGCGCGTGTAA
- a CDS encoding UDP-N-acetylmuramoyl-L-alanyl-D-glutamate--2,6-diaminopimelate ligase yields MQLGQLASLLLTARLAGDANIELNGIQIDSRKVMQGDLFICLPGHTVDGHDFAPQAAERGAAAFVAERPLPVDAPQLIVKDSRHAMAVLADYFFGSPSRKLKLIGITGTNGKTTTTYLIERILADAGFKPGVIGTVERRFGGRSYPMSGTTPEALELQRHLAAMIEAGTDCCAMEVSSHALEQGRVKGCRYRTAIFTNLTQDHLDYHGTMQRYAAAKELLFARLGNEYALSPEERAYAVLNADDSASGGFARATSAEVLTYGVDNEADVRASNIRITAHGTSFHLETFDGSTDITLNMAGKFNVYNALAAVCAALIERVPLDQIKSSLEAVPGVPGRVESVHAGQKFAVIVDYAHTPDGLDNVLKAVKEFAAGRIICVFGCGGDRDRSKRPIMGAIAGRYADYAIVTSDNPRTESPERILLDIEAGLIKDGVPKSRYVLLPDRRAAIQKAVEMASPEDVVLIAGKGHETYQIIGDVTYDFDDREVAKEAIRSITP; encoded by the coding sequence ATGCAATTGGGACAATTGGCTTCCTTGCTTCTCACTGCACGCCTTGCCGGCGATGCAAATATAGAATTGAACGGAATTCAAATCGATTCCCGTAAAGTGATGCAGGGCGATTTATTTATTTGTCTGCCCGGCCATACGGTGGACGGCCATGACTTTGCGCCTCAGGCGGCGGAGCGGGGAGCGGCGGCATTCGTCGCTGAACGGCCTCTTCCCGTTGATGCTCCGCAGCTTATCGTCAAGGACAGCCGTCATGCGATGGCTGTCCTGGCGGATTATTTCTTCGGCAGCCCGAGCCGCAAGCTGAAGCTGATCGGCATTACCGGAACAAACGGGAAAACAACTACAACCTATTTGATCGAGCGCATACTCGCCGATGCCGGGTTTAAGCCCGGCGTCATCGGCACAGTGGAAAGACGCTTCGGAGGGCGCTCGTACCCGATGTCGGGCACGACACCTGAAGCACTCGAGCTGCAGCGGCATCTGGCCGCAATGATTGAGGCTGGAACCGATTGCTGCGCAATGGAGGTATCATCGCACGCCCTGGAGCAGGGACGGGTGAAAGGATGCCGTTACCGGACCGCGATTTTCACGAATCTGACCCAGGATCACCTGGACTACCACGGCACCATGCAGCGGTATGCCGCTGCCAAGGAACTCCTGTTCGCCAGGCTCGGCAATGAATACGCCCTGTCTCCTGAAGAGCGGGCATATGCGGTACTCAATGCGGATGACTCCGCATCGGGCGGATTTGCAAGGGCGACCTCGGCGGAGGTGCTGACTTACGGTGTTGACAATGAAGCCGATGTGCGGGCTTCAAACATTCGAATTACGGCTCACGGCACCTCTTTCCATTTGGAGACGTTCGACGGGTCGACGGATATCACATTGAATATGGCCGGAAAGTTCAACGTATATAACGCGCTCGCAGCGGTTTGCGCGGCACTTATCGAACGGGTGCCGCTGGATCAAATCAAGAGCAGTCTGGAAGCGGTGCCGGGTGTGCCGGGACGAGTGGAATCCGTGCATGCCGGACAGAAGTTTGCGGTCATCGTCGATTATGCCCATACGCCGGACGGACTGGACAATGTGCTGAAGGCGGTGAAGGAATTCGCCGCCGGCCGGATTATTTGCGTTTTCGGCTGCGGAGGAGACCGCGATCGTTCGAAGCGGCCGATCATGGGGGCTATCGCCGGCCGCTACGCGGACTATGCGATCGTAACCTCGGATAATCCGCGTACGGAATCGCCGGAGCGTATCCTCCTTGATATCGAAGCAGGCCTTATTAAGGACGGCGTACCCAAGTCCCGGTACGTTCTGCTGCCCGATCGCCGGGCCGCCATTCAAAAAGCGGTTGAAATGGCCAGCCCTGAAGATGTAGTATTGATTGCGGGGAAAGGTCATGAGACCTATCAAATCATCGGAGACGTTACATACGACTTCGACGACCGTGAAGTGGCAAAAGAAGCGATAAGGAGCATTACACCGTGA